The Takifugu flavidus isolate HTHZ2018 chromosome 21, ASM371156v2, whole genome shotgun sequence genome has a window encoding:
- the laptm4b gene encoding lysosomal-associated transmembrane protein 4B isoform X1: protein MISPWDRWYSTSCCLCCHVRTGTIILGIWYMLINAVVLLILLSALNDPVQYRYHLTSSELGTDVDVMDDANICIATAISLLMILICGMATYGAYKQHAAWIIPFFCYQIFDFVLNTLVAISVVVYPNTVQDYLQQLPGTFPYKEDIMSTNNMCLVFAVLIFIGCILSFKAYLIGCVWNCYRYVSGRGTTEVLVYVTTNDTTLHELMPLTRQGSAATVRGSHRHTSERAPSPVYGGMRGIPSGPLTPTKPSHHPPFPPGAGT, encoded by the exons ATGATTTCGCCGTGGGACCGGTGGTACTCGACgagctgctgcctgtgctgccATGTCCGGACGGGCACCATTATTCTGGGAATATGGTACATG CTCATCAATGCCGTGGTCCTACTCATCTTGTTGTCAGCCCTGAACGATCCGGTCCAGTACCGCTACCACCTGACCAGCTCTGAACTGGGGACCGACGTTGACGTCATGGACGACGCGA ACATCTGCATAGCCACTGCCATCTCCCTCCTCATGATCCTTATATGTGGCATGGCAACATACGGCGCATACAAG CAACATGCAGCCTGGATCATTCCATTCTTCTGCTACCAGATCTTTGACTTTGTCCTCAACACGCTGGTAGCCATTAGCGTGGTGGTTTACCCCAATACGGTGCAGGACTACCTCCAGCAGCTG CCTGGAACGTTCCCTTACAAAGAGGACATCATGTCCACCAACAACATGTGCCTGGTTTTCGCCGTCCTCATCTTCATCGGGTGCATTCTCTCCTTCAAG GCCTACCTGATCGGCTGCGTGTGGAACTGCTACAGATACGTGAGCGGCAGGGGCACCACGGAGGTGCTGGTTTACGTCACCACCAACGACACCACG TTGCATGAGTTGATGCCTTTAACTAGACAAG GTTCTGCTGCCACCGTACGAGGAAGCCATCGCCATACCTCCGAAAGAGCCCCCTCCCCAGTATATGGAGGCATGAGAGGCATCCCTTCAGGACCCCTCACCCCAACCAAGCCCTCACATCACCCTCCTTTCCCTCCCGGGGCAGGAACATGA
- the laptm4b gene encoding lysosomal-associated transmembrane protein 4B isoform X2, with the protein MISPWDRWYSTSCCLCCHVRTGTIILGIWYMLINAVVLLILLSALNDPVQYRYHLTSSELGTDVDVMDDANICIATAISLLMILICGMATYGAYKQHAAWIIPFFCYQIFDFVLNTLVAISVVVYPNTVQDYLQQLPGTFPYKEDIMSTNNMCLVFAVLIFIGCILSFKAYLIGCVWNCYRYVSGRGTTEVLVYVTTNDTTVLLPPYEEAIAIPPKEPPPQYMEA; encoded by the exons ATGATTTCGCCGTGGGACCGGTGGTACTCGACgagctgctgcctgtgctgccATGTCCGGACGGGCACCATTATTCTGGGAATATGGTACATG CTCATCAATGCCGTGGTCCTACTCATCTTGTTGTCAGCCCTGAACGATCCGGTCCAGTACCGCTACCACCTGACCAGCTCTGAACTGGGGACCGACGTTGACGTCATGGACGACGCGA ACATCTGCATAGCCACTGCCATCTCCCTCCTCATGATCCTTATATGTGGCATGGCAACATACGGCGCATACAAG CAACATGCAGCCTGGATCATTCCATTCTTCTGCTACCAGATCTTTGACTTTGTCCTCAACACGCTGGTAGCCATTAGCGTGGTGGTTTACCCCAATACGGTGCAGGACTACCTCCAGCAGCTG CCTGGAACGTTCCCTTACAAAGAGGACATCATGTCCACCAACAACATGTGCCTGGTTTTCGCCGTCCTCATCTTCATCGGGTGCATTCTCTCCTTCAAG GCCTACCTGATCGGCTGCGTGTGGAACTGCTACAGATACGTGAGCGGCAGGGGCACCACGGAGGTGCTGGTTTACGTCACCACCAACGACACCACG GTTCTGCTGCCACCGTACGAGGAAGCCATCGCCATACCTCCGAAAGAGCCCCCTCCCCAGTATATGGAGGCATGA
- the rpl30 gene encoding 60S ribosomal protein L30 — protein MVAAKKTKKSMESINSRLQLVMKSGKYVLGYKQSQKMIRQGKAKLVILANNCPALRKSEIEYYAMLAKTGVHHYSGNNIELGTACGKYYRVCTLAIIDPGDSDIIRSMPDQQQPPQ, from the exons ATGGTGGCCGCAAAGAAAACG AAAAAGTCCATGGAGTCTATCAACTCTCGTCTCCAGCTGGTGATGAAGAGTGGAAAATATGTGCTGGGCTACAAACAGTCCCAGAAGATGATCCGTCAGGGAAAAGCCAAACTGGTGATCCTGGCAAACAACTGCCCAGCTCTCAG GAAATCTGAGATTGAGTATTATGCCATGCTGGCCAAGACTGGTGTCCACCACTACAGTGGAAACAACATTGAGCTTGGCACAGCCTGTGGAAAATACTACAGGGTGTGCACACTGGCCATTATCGACCCCG GCGATTCTGACATCATCAGGAGCATGCCagatcagcagcagcctcctcagTAG
- the si:dkey-284p5.3 gene encoding tropomyosin-1, isoforms 33/34 isoform X2 gives MGCSTSTQTSAVDTSRPSAKPEEINGATVTGAAGENGNVAEDSETIPDQTPAPVGDATEPVAAAACTESTVEAVPAEKEPQHAAAALATDTAPAEATPTEAAATPAEATPTEAAATPAEATPTEAATPAEATPTEAATPAEATPTDAATPAEATPTEAAASVEAPAAETSAASQQGTGSEPRTEEAPAPSD, from the exons ATGGGATGCTCCACCAGTACTCAAACCTCAGCGGTAGATACGAGTCGACCCAGTGCAAAACCCGAGGAGATTAACGGAGCCACCGTAACAG GGGCAGCCGGTGAGAATGGGAATGTAGCTGAGGACAGTGAGACCATTCCAGACCAGACCCCTGCTCCTGTTGGGGACGCTACTGAGCCTGTTGCAGCTGCAGCGTGTACAGAAAGCACTGTTGAAGCTGTACCTGCGGAGAAAGAGCCGCAGCACGCCGCCGCGGCTCTGGCCACAGACACTGCACCTgcagaggccacgcccacagaagcagcagcaacac CTGCAGAGGCCACacccacagaagcagcagcaacacctgcAGAGGCCACACCCACAGAAGCAGCAACACCTGCAGAGGCCACACCCACAGAAGCAGCAACACCTgcagaggccacgcccacagacgcagcaacacctgcagaggccacgcccacagaggcagcagcttctgttgaggctccagcagcagagacgtCTGCAGCTTCTCAGCAAG GGACGGGTTCAGAGCCCCGCACAGAGGAGGCACCAG CTCCCAGTGACTGA
- the si:dkey-284p5.3 gene encoding neurofilament heavy polypeptide isoform X1 produces MGCSTSTQTSAVDTSRPSAKPEEINGATVTGAAGENGNVAEDSETIPDQTPAPVGDATEPVAAAACTESTVEAVPAEKEPQHAAAALATDTAPAEATPTEAAATPAEATPTEAATPAEATPTEAAATPAEATPTEAATPAEATPTEAATPAEATPTDAATPAEATPTEAAASVEAPAAETSAASQQGTGSEPRTEEAPAPSD; encoded by the exons ATGGGATGCTCCACCAGTACTCAAACCTCAGCGGTAGATACGAGTCGACCCAGTGCAAAACCCGAGGAGATTAACGGAGCCACCGTAACAG GGGCAGCCGGTGAGAATGGGAATGTAGCTGAGGACAGTGAGACCATTCCAGACCAGACCCCTGCTCCTGTTGGGGACGCTACTGAGCCTGTTGCAGCTGCAGCGTGTACAGAAAGCACTGTTGAAGCTGTACCTGCGGAGAAAGAGCCGCAGCACGCCGCCGCGGCTCTGGCCACAGACACTGCACCTgcagaggccacgcccacagaagcagcagcaacacctgcAGAGGCCACACCCACAGAAGCAGCAACACCTGCAGAGGCCACacccacagaagcagcagcaacacctgcAGAGGCCACACCCACAGAAGCAGCAACACCTGCAGAGGCCACACCCACAGAAGCAGCAACACCTgcagaggccacgcccacagacgcagcaacacctgcagaggccacgcccacagaggcagcagcttctgttgaggctccagcagcagagacgtCTGCAGCTTCTCAGCAAG GGACGGGTTCAGAGCCCCGCACAGAGGAGGCACCAG CTCCCAGTGACTGA
- the si:dkey-284p5.3 gene encoding uncharacterized protein si:dkey-284p5.3 isoform X3, which yields MICGTNIRNKEELLNWAAGENGNVAEDSETIPDQTPAPVGDATEPVAAAACTESTVEAVPAEKEPQHAAAALATDTAPAEATPTEAAATPAEATPTEAATPAEATPTEAAATPAEATPTEAATPAEATPTEAATPAEATPTDAATPAEATPTEAAASVEAPAAETSAASQQGTGSEPRTEEAPAPSD from the exons ATGATATGCGGGACAAATATACGCAACAAGGAGGAACTTTTAAATT GGGCAGCCGGTGAGAATGGGAATGTAGCTGAGGACAGTGAGACCATTCCAGACCAGACCCCTGCTCCTGTTGGGGACGCTACTGAGCCTGTTGCAGCTGCAGCGTGTACAGAAAGCACTGTTGAAGCTGTACCTGCGGAGAAAGAGCCGCAGCACGCCGCCGCGGCTCTGGCCACAGACACTGCACCTgcagaggccacgcccacagaagcagcagcaacacctgcAGAGGCCACACCCACAGAAGCAGCAACACCTGCAGAGGCCACacccacagaagcagcagcaacacctgcAGAGGCCACACCCACAGAAGCAGCAACACCTGCAGAGGCCACACCCACAGAAGCAGCAACACCTgcagaggccacgcccacagacgcagcaacacctgcagaggccacgcccacagaggcagcagcttctgttgaggctccagcagcagagacgtCTGCAGCTTCTCAGCAAG GGACGGGTTCAGAGCCCCGCACAGAGGAGGCACCAG CTCCCAGTGACTGA